A part of Helicoverpa zea isolate HzStark_Cry1AcR chromosome 17, ilHelZeax1.1, whole genome shotgun sequence genomic DNA contains:
- the LOC124638463 gene encoding uncharacterized protein LOC124638463, translated as MYHINKDIGASVSIDSSNIAHNQEPLRNLLKKIAQEQNYKNPEIIINDLTSGGANYTSTLYTVIIKEKNKEDLHLFAKVGALGDSFREQEVSVDLFDIERFAYLKLFKIYAALEEEHGVPEEHRLPYVKMYGYDDTMYKETMVLENLIPQGYGPCDRFKSIDWEYASAAMTECAKMHALSFAFKKKDPEEYEKVLDLAKPTYNYKLLDIMLSNSIPLALKTVKPEHKVSFAKFINRGVKETFMEYYEARRVTAIIHGDYRGNNLLHRVHKSFSFSSPIDIDS; from the exons ATGTATCAT ATTAACAAAGACATAGGCGCATCAGTATCTATTGATAGTTCAAACATAGCGCACAACCAGGAACCTCTGAggaatttgttgaaaaaaatCGCTCAAGAGCAAAATTACAAGAACCCCGAAATTATCATAAATGACTTAACTAGTGGTGGAGCCAACTACACATCTACTCTATACACGGTGATCATAAAAGAAAAGAATAAAGAAGATCTCCATTTATTCGCTAAAGTCGGTGCATTGGGTGATTCGTTCCGTGAACAAGAAGTGTCTGTAGACCTTTTTGATATTGAACGTTTTGCATACCTTAAGCTATTCAAAATCTACGCAGCTTTAGAAGAAGAGCATGGAGTGCCGGAGGAGCACAGGCTGCCGTACGTCAAGATGTATGGATACGACGACACCATGTACAAGGAGACGATGGTGCTGGAGAACTTGATACCGCAGGGCTACGGACCCTGCGACAGGTTCAAGTCTATTGACTGGGAGTACGCTTCTGCAGCAATGACAGAATGCGCCAAGATGCATGCGCTTTCCTTCGCTTTTAAAAAGAAAGATCCAGAAGAGTACGAGAAGGTTTTAGATCTTGCAAAACCTACTTACAATTACAAGCTTTTGGACATCATGTTGAGCAACAGTATTCCTCTTGCACTAAAAACGGTCAAGCCTGAGCACAAAGTTTCATTCGCGAAGTTCATAAATAGAGGAGTGAAGGAGACGTTCATGGAGTACTACGAAGCGAGGCGAGTGACGGCCATCATCCACGGAGACTACCGCGGCAACAACTTGCTACACCGGGTTCACAAG TCATTCTCGTTCAGTTCGCCCATCGACATCGACTCGTAG